In Desulfuribacillus alkaliarsenatis, a genomic segment contains:
- a CDS encoding GIY-YIG nuclease family protein, translating into MIYYVYILKCADSTLYIGYTNNLEKRTKLHNAGKASKYTRSRLPVQIVYTEDHDTKSSALKREMELKQLTRQQKLSLIKNY; encoded by the coding sequence ATTATCTACTATGTATATATTTTAAAATGTGCTGATAGCACTTTATATATAGGATATACGAACAATCTAGAAAAAAGAACAAAACTCCATAACGCAGGTAAAGCTTCAAAATACACTAGGTCTAGGTTGCCTGTGCAAATCGTATACACCGAAGACCACGACACAAAGTCAAGCGCTCTCAAGAGAGAGATGGAGCTAAAACAGCTTACAAGACAACAAAAGCTTAGCCTGATTAAAAATTATTGA
- the tkt gene encoding transketolase produces MTEQNKQQFDNQQTYINAIRVLSAEAVEKANSGHPGMPMGMATAAYVLWMKHMRYNPNNPNWQNRDRFVLSAGHGSMLLYSLLYLTGYDVSVEDIKNFRQWDSKTPGHPEYRHTPGVETTTGPLGQGFANAVGMAMAEAHLAERFNKHGFQIVDHHTYVIASDGDLMEGISHEAASLAGHLKLGKLICLYDDNEISIEGHTHLAFTDDTKKRFEAYGWHVITVEDGNDVTAIDNAITQAKLENQAPSIIITKTNIGYGSPTKQNTASAHGEPLGEQELARTKEQLGWTETEPFKIPEEILSHYRVMKQGGNNREQSWNKELERYIQEYPALGQEWLHMQDNKLPTKWDCTIPKFPKTDKGIATRNASGKVLNEIAKKVPALIGGSADLAPSNKTIIESELDFSALNYEARNIRFGVREHGMGGILNGMALYGGLIPYGGTFLIFTDYMRPSIRLAALMGLKVIYVCTHDSIGLGEDGPTHQPIEHLLSLRAIPGLTVIRPADANETSRAWQWAVDAASGPVVLSLTRQNLPVLDEESYPNVADATKGAYILRKEQKQNPDAIIIGTGSETHFALEAASKLANHNIDARVVSMPSWEMFELQSEDYKQQVLPDNVTCRVSIEAGMTLGWERYTLNSQACIGINHFGASAPYKKLYEKFGITTEAVVEKVLQLR; encoded by the coding sequence ATGACGGAACAGAATAAACAACAATTTGATAATCAGCAGACGTATATTAATGCTATTCGCGTATTATCTGCAGAAGCGGTGGAAAAAGCAAATTCAGGTCATCCTGGTATGCCGATGGGCATGGCAACGGCAGCCTATGTATTATGGATGAAGCACATGCGCTATAATCCAAATAATCCAAACTGGCAAAACAGAGATCGGTTCGTATTATCGGCTGGGCATGGCTCGATGCTTCTGTACTCATTACTTTATTTAACGGGATATGATGTTAGCGTTGAAGATATTAAAAATTTCCGCCAATGGGATAGTAAAACACCAGGCCATCCAGAGTACAGGCATACCCCAGGAGTGGAGACGACTACTGGGCCATTAGGTCAAGGCTTTGCAAATGCTGTCGGGATGGCTATGGCAGAGGCGCACTTAGCAGAACGCTTTAACAAACATGGTTTTCAAATTGTAGATCACCATACATATGTCATAGCTAGTGATGGCGACTTGATGGAAGGAATTTCCCACGAAGCAGCATCCTTGGCTGGTCATTTAAAGCTTGGAAAGCTAATATGCCTCTATGATGATAATGAAATTTCGATTGAAGGACATACACATTTAGCTTTTACAGATGATACTAAAAAGCGTTTTGAAGCATATGGGTGGCATGTAATAACTGTTGAAGATGGTAATGACGTTACTGCTATAGACAACGCAATAACACAAGCTAAACTTGAGAATCAAGCGCCATCAATTATTATAACTAAAACAAACATTGGTTATGGCAGCCCAACCAAACAGAATACGGCCTCGGCCCACGGTGAGCCACTAGGTGAACAAGAATTGGCAAGAACAAAGGAGCAGCTTGGTTGGACAGAAACAGAGCCGTTTAAGATTCCAGAGGAGATTTTATCCCATTATCGTGTTATGAAGCAGGGTGGAAATAACCGAGAACAATCTTGGAATAAGGAGTTAGAAAGGTATATTCAGGAATACCCTGCACTTGGTCAAGAGTGGCTACATATGCAAGATAACAAGCTACCAACGAAGTGGGATTGCACAATTCCTAAGTTTCCTAAAACCGACAAGGGGATTGCAACGAGAAACGCTTCAGGAAAAGTTTTAAACGAGATTGCTAAAAAAGTACCAGCTCTTATTGGAGGCTCGGCAGATTTAGCACCATCCAATAAAACAATTATAGAATCAGAGCTGGATTTTTCAGCGTTAAATTACGAAGCTAGGAATATACGCTTTGGGGTTAGAGAGCATGGAATGGGCGGAATTCTGAATGGAATGGCTTTATATGGCGGACTGATACCATATGGAGGTACGTTCCTTATATTCACTGACTATATGCGCCCATCTATCCGCTTAGCTGCGTTAATGGGTTTGAAGGTAATATATGTTTGCACCCATGATAGTATTGGTTTGGGAGAGGATGGGCCAACCCATCAACCTATAGAGCATCTACTTAGTCTAAGGGCTATTCCAGGACTAACAGTCATAAGGCCTGCTGATGCCAATGAGACTTCTAGAGCTTGGCAATGGGCTGTTGATGCTGCAAGTGGTCCTGTAGTCTTATCGTTAACAAGACAAAATCTACCTGTGCTTGATGAGGAAAGCTACCCAAATGTAGCGGATGCAACTAAAGGAGCATATATTTTACGTAAGGAACAAAAACAGAATCCAGATGCAATAATTATAGGCACTGGCTCAGAAACGCATTTTGCCTTAGAGGCTGCTAGCAAATTAGCGAATCATAATATAGATGCTAGGGTTGTAAGTATGCCAAGCTGGGAGATGTTCGAATTGCAATCAGAGGATTATAAACAGCAGGTTTTACCCGATAACGTAACCTGCAGAGTATCGATTGAAGCAGGGATGACACTTGGTTGGGAACGCTACACATTGAATTCTCAGGCGTGTATAGGCATTAACCATTTTGGTGCCTCAGCGCCATATAAAAAGTTATATGAGAAATTTGGCATAACCACGGAAGCTGTTGTTGAAAAAGTGTTGCAGCTACGGTAA
- a CDS encoding metallophosphoesterase family protein, with amino-acid sequence MHPITFIHAADLHLDSPFQHTKGLDGSWKELLKESTWQALDNLIELALKESVDFVIIAGDIFDKESYSVKAKVRFINKMKRLTDAKIHIYIIHGNHDPLTEDPTRNFIDIGGHPYVHIFPSDETISISHYKLGQEVARLYGRSYWQRQVTKDLASECIAKQQQELQQVPQDKPQEEILKIAILHGQSGLDTDAQPYAPFTLEKLKQSNIDYWALGHIHKPTILNNQHPYIVYSGNVQGRHSGEIGERGCYLVKCIDQQQVELNFHALDAVRWQELEVLVETNNEDEDSNEDNEENKYNNYNDNEYKDNAISIIVDNIKNQLSRNIKDEDKHHIIKLNLKGQTPYYTALRQQGVLEYIAEELSLEKLLIISIVNKTLPIVNIGNLRQQDTLLGEFLSLIEELRTNPQVFKELRKELDELYGLPTFQQITKTNAGQLGKEQWNLIKLEKDWTMWLDEVEQLGLDLLLDIIDRNGNSACVVGVEMSENQEN; translated from the coding sequence GTGCATCCTATAACCTTCATACATGCTGCGGATTTACACTTAGATAGCCCATTTCAACATACAAAGGGTCTTGATGGATCTTGGAAAGAGCTTTTAAAAGAGTCAACCTGGCAGGCGTTGGATAATCTTATTGAACTGGCTTTAAAGGAAAGCGTAGACTTTGTGATTATTGCGGGAGATATCTTTGATAAGGAAAGCTATAGCGTAAAAGCCAAAGTAAGATTCATCAATAAAATGAAAAGACTAACGGACGCTAAAATCCATATATATATAATCCATGGAAACCATGACCCCTTAACGGAGGATCCCACGAGGAACTTCATAGATATAGGGGGTCATCCCTATGTTCATATCTTTCCATCTGATGAGACTATTAGTATAAGTCACTACAAGCTGGGACAGGAAGTAGCAAGGCTGTATGGGAGAAGCTACTGGCAGCGCCAGGTTACTAAGGATTTAGCTTCGGAATGCATTGCCAAACAGCAGCAGGAATTACAGCAAGTACCACAGGATAAACCGCAGGAAGAAATACTGAAAATTGCAATCCTGCACGGACAATCTGGTTTAGACACAGACGCTCAACCTTATGCACCATTTACGCTGGAAAAACTTAAGCAATCAAATATTGACTACTGGGCCTTAGGGCATATTCATAAACCAACAATTTTGAATAATCAACATCCTTACATTGTTTACTCAGGCAATGTTCAAGGCAGACATTCTGGAGAGATTGGTGAACGGGGCTGCTACCTTGTTAAATGTATAGATCAGCAGCAGGTAGAGTTAAACTTTCATGCTTTGGATGCTGTACGCTGGCAGGAGCTAGAGGTTTTAGTCGAGACCAATAATGAAGATGAGGATTCTAACGAGGATAACGAGGAAAACAAATATAACAATTATAACGATAACGAATATAAAGATAATGCTATATCAATAATTGTAGATAATATCAAAAACCAGTTATCTAGGAATATAAAAGACGAAGATAAACATCATATAATTAAGCTTAATCTTAAGGGTCAAACACCTTACTATACGGCGCTTCGACAGCAGGGCGTACTAGAATATATTGCAGAAGAGCTATCATTAGAGAAACTATTAATAATATCGATAGTAAACAAAACCCTTCCTATCGTTAATATTGGAAACCTAAGACAACAGGATACCCTATTGGGAGAATTCCTGTCTTTAATTGAGGAGCTTAGGACAAATCCTCAGGTCTTTAAAGAACTAAGAAAAGAGCTGGATGAACTGTATGGACTACCAACATTTCAACAAATAACCAAAACTAATGCGGGGCAGTTGGGAAAGGAACAATGGAACCTAATCAAGCTAGAAAAAGACTGGACTATGTGGCTCGATGAAGTAGAACAGCTTGGATTAGATTTGTTGCTTGATATAATAGATAGAAATGGGAATAGTGCATGTGTGGTAGGAGTTGAAATGAGTGAAAATCAAGAAAATTAA
- a CDS encoding TAXI family TRAP transporter solute-binding subunit, protein MLRSKKLTVLLTALLVLSLVVVGCGGGGQDTSTSDPAPQPGNGDPAPAPDGPDKSDWPRSLQLGAASIGGAYYVYAGGIANVLEEKVGISTGVEVTGGPVHNIQLVEVGDLDLGLVTMGPAWEGWHGEGDWTNGREHQNMRAIFPMYNTYSQWWASVNSGITSIADLDGKRIGAGPQGGTAGVYHPSFAELAGVNPNFRFAGLSDLVGNHLDRQLDANSFASGIPVAGVLETSSQMNLVMFGVDGELRDKVMEKYPFWTAAQIPVSAYPDFLTEPVETVAIGNWAIANKDLPDSLVYEIVKAIMENNDMMMQAHQAAAETLPEFAADNTWMPMHPGAIKYFEEIGIQIHPDVK, encoded by the coding sequence ATGTTGAGAAGTAAGAAATTAACCGTATTGTTAACAGCTTTACTTGTACTATCTTTAGTAGTAGTAGGATGTGGCGGCGGAGGGCAAGATACATCAACTTCAGATCCAGCACCACAACCAGGTAATGGCGATCCAGCACCAGCACCAGATGGCCCAGACAAGTCTGATTGGCCAAGAAGTCTTCAATTAGGAGCTGCTTCTATTGGTGGAGCATATTATGTATACGCTGGTGGTATTGCTAACGTATTAGAAGAAAAAGTTGGAATTTCAACAGGAGTAGAGGTAACTGGTGGCCCTGTACACAACATTCAATTAGTAGAAGTTGGAGATTTAGACTTAGGTCTTGTAACGATGGGACCAGCTTGGGAAGGTTGGCATGGCGAAGGTGACTGGACGAACGGTCGCGAGCACCAAAACATGAGAGCTATTTTCCCAATGTACAATACTTACTCACAATGGTGGGCAAGTGTTAACTCTGGAATTACGAGCATTGCAGATTTAGACGGTAAGCGTATAGGAGCAGGACCACAAGGTGGTACTGCAGGAGTATATCACCCGAGCTTTGCTGAATTAGCAGGAGTTAATCCAAACTTCCGTTTTGCAGGACTTAGTGATCTAGTAGGTAACCATTTAGACAGACAATTAGATGCAAATAGCTTTGCTTCTGGTATACCAGTTGCAGGGGTTTTAGAAACTTCTTCACAAATGAACCTTGTTATGTTCGGTGTTGATGGTGAGTTAAGAGATAAAGTTATGGAGAAATATCCGTTCTGGACTGCAGCGCAAATTCCAGTATCGGCTTACCCTGACTTCTTAACTGAGCCAGTTGAAACAGTTGCGATTGGTAACTGGGCAATTGCTAATAAAGATCTTCCAGACAGCTTAGTATATGAGATTGTTAAAGCGATTATGGAGAACAATGATATGATGATGCAAGCGCACCAAGCAGCAGCAGAGACTTTACCAGAGTTCGCAGCTGACAACACTTGGATGCCTATGCACCCAGGAGCAATTAAGTACTTTGAAGAGATTGGCATTCAAATACATCCTGATGTAAAATAG
- a CDS encoding ATP-binding protein — protein sequence MKIKKININGYGQFRDLMSPQFSDRLNVIYGSNEAGKSTLMSFVACVLYGLQSHECPPLQGGVHGGKIYIQDSYSRYYTLERLANPRKKSGEFLCIDEQGEDANALWDMNFANIDKELFKAIFWLSYEELTKLPLEQGRLADYLYSASLGAHGVNYVETINTLDNKRQGLFRRKGKKQPIIQQISTLSNLDNQYNQVKLELDCYSQISESKQIIETEIQGLTTAVGKLQNQLLFSKKLERAWAHWERYINTREQLESLCSVEQQRLWQEAQADIELILDNIPRQRQLREKVKELEIDEQQLSAKIRAEIDKLGLAWDEHRIADFVIDLSLKEQLRTIDNKLSKQEQEENHKRGIVNELEEQKFLHKSSQKPWSQLIQPSLLTIVVLGAMTGVLLGGDAGSFIDDLVTLLLFIGSGTAVLFAWGYAYNQWRAVLKDRELRIKQAKYQHRLADERNQHAIGEWKQWLMERNLPLEANPSQINTMIVVIENIQYQINTKNNMKVKLTDYRQELESKCLQMKNIMEKLNLLPDKDHLIQDDLQIESYFERLNERISVKLNLLEQLEQSIRLLAQPEHQMEEIVQGLQKTNILQIQAQIELTTKEIADVNSTLSTQREQLGKLQLQLEQLATDNRLVELNLQRTKEHEALFANVKEWTIATMAKWVLEKSKQTFEAEHQPEVMRLASEFFKAFTEQAYQQVALPIGEKKIRVRNKKGDWLQAEQLSQGTKEQLYLALRLGFMQQFNNRQIGWPIFMDDLVVNFDRERMLSTMRTISGLSAQHQIFFFTCHEHVIEAFEEIAPDGLATFELREQNIESYRKGINNGTRAD from the coding sequence GTGAAAATCAAGAAAATTAATATAAATGGCTATGGACAGTTCCGTGATCTCATGAGCCCGCAATTTTCAGACAGATTAAACGTAATCTACGGTAGTAATGAAGCAGGAAAATCGACCTTAATGTCATTTGTAGCCTGTGTACTTTATGGACTGCAATCCCATGAATGCCCACCGTTACAGGGTGGCGTACATGGTGGAAAAATCTACATACAAGACTCATATAGTCGCTACTATACCCTCGAACGTCTTGCAAACCCTCGAAAAAAGTCGGGGGAGTTTTTGTGCATTGATGAACAAGGGGAGGATGCAAATGCCTTATGGGACATGAACTTTGCAAACATTGACAAAGAGTTATTCAAAGCGATTTTTTGGTTGTCATATGAGGAGCTAACTAAACTGCCCCTTGAGCAGGGAAGGTTGGCCGATTATTTATACAGCGCAAGCCTTGGTGCCCATGGAGTTAATTACGTTGAGACGATTAACACATTAGATAATAAGCGTCAGGGGCTGTTCAGGAGAAAAGGTAAGAAGCAGCCCATAATTCAACAGATATCGACTCTCAGCAATTTGGATAACCAGTACAATCAAGTAAAGCTTGAGCTTGATTGCTATAGTCAGATCAGTGAAAGTAAACAAATAATAGAGACGGAAATACAAGGGCTTACAACTGCTGTGGGAAAGCTACAAAATCAACTATTATTCAGTAAGAAGCTTGAGCGCGCATGGGCCCATTGGGAGCGATACATAAATACAAGAGAGCAGCTAGAGAGTCTTTGTTCGGTCGAACAGCAACGACTTTGGCAAGAAGCGCAAGCAGACATAGAATTAATACTCGATAATATACCTAGGCAAAGACAGCTTCGTGAAAAAGTAAAGGAGCTTGAAATAGATGAACAACAATTATCAGCAAAAATTCGAGCAGAAATAGATAAATTAGGTTTGGCGTGGGATGAACATAGGATAGCTGATTTTGTAATTGACCTGTCCTTGAAAGAACAGCTAAGGACTATCGATAATAAACTTAGCAAGCAAGAACAGGAAGAAAATCATAAACGAGGTATTGTTAATGAGTTAGAAGAGCAAAAATTCTTGCATAAGAGCTCGCAAAAACCTTGGTCGCAGCTTATACAACCTAGTCTATTAACGATTGTTGTACTCGGCGCTATGACTGGCGTATTGCTAGGCGGAGATGCAGGGTCGTTTATTGATGATTTAGTGACACTGCTATTATTTATAGGAAGTGGTACAGCTGTTTTATTTGCATGGGGATACGCATATAACCAGTGGCGGGCAGTACTTAAAGACAGGGAGCTAAGAATTAAACAGGCTAAATATCAGCATAGATTAGCTGATGAACGCAATCAGCACGCTATAGGTGAATGGAAGCAATGGTTAATGGAGCGCAACCTTCCACTAGAAGCAAATCCAAGCCAAATCAATACAATGATAGTCGTCATAGAGAATATCCAATATCAAATTAACACAAAGAATAACATGAAGGTTAAACTAACAGACTACAGACAAGAGCTTGAAAGCAAGTGTCTGCAAATGAAGAATATTATGGAGAAATTAAACTTATTACCAGATAAGGACCATCTTATACAGGATGATTTGCAAATAGAGAGCTACTTTGAACGCCTAAATGAAAGAATAAGTGTAAAGCTTAATTTATTGGAACAGCTTGAGCAAAGTATAAGGCTACTTGCACAGCCAGAACATCAGATGGAGGAAATTGTTCAGGGGCTACAGAAAACTAACATTTTACAAATACAAGCCCAAATAGAACTCACAACCAAAGAAATAGCCGATGTAAATTCAACACTATCAACTCAAAGGGAGCAGCTAGGGAAGCTGCAACTACAATTAGAACAATTAGCGACAGATAATCGACTAGTTGAACTTAATCTTCAACGCACTAAAGAGCATGAAGCGCTATTCGCAAATGTTAAAGAATGGACAATTGCAACAATGGCTAAATGGGTATTAGAAAAATCTAAGCAAACCTTTGAGGCAGAGCATCAGCCTGAAGTAATGCGATTAGCTTCGGAGTTTTTTAAAGCGTTTACAGAACAAGCCTACCAACAAGTAGCGCTACCTATAGGTGAGAAAAAAATAAGGGTTAGAAATAAAAAGGGCGATTGGCTACAAGCGGAGCAATTAAGTCAAGGAACTAAAGAGCAGCTATACCTTGCCTTGCGCTTAGGATTTATGCAGCAGTTCAATAACCGTCAAATTGGCTGGCCAATATTTATGGATGATCTAGTAGTTAACTTTGACAGAGAACGAATGTTATCGACAATGCGGACTATAAGTGGCTTAAGTGCACAGCATCAGATTTTCTTTTTTACCTGCCATGAACATGTTATAGAAGCATTTGAAGAAATAGCGCCAGATGGGCTAGCCACATTCGAGCTAAGAGAACAGAATATCGAGTCTTATAGAAAGGGGATTAATAATGGCACAAGAGCGGATTGA
- a CDS encoding TRAP transporter permease: MTEKETKEVKASSPEQKHGNFQMKDGKIVLETNDEAEFSSHREIVGWLGRALSLIAVVTALFHMYTLTIAPMDPWKFRVMHVVLLSALGFALVPGWKRARAKIHLLDWVCIAASIGIAVYIFLYFDQLIFRMGVLPTTMDFVVALIGTILVLELARRTSGWSLTILAMVFIAYAFAGPYMPGILEHRGYSMERFFTYIYGLDGVFSVPISISSKYIILFIIFSAFLQVSGVGKFFVEWAFAISGHARGGPAKVAVLSSALMGTMNGTSAGNAVATGSLTIPLMRKVGYNPKFAAATEAVASTGGQIMPPIMGAGIFIMAEMTGIPYQSIMVAGVIPAALYFWSTYLMVDKEACKLGLDGFPRHMLPDIKSVMLRSYMFIPVLMLFGMLASGFSVIMSGVSAIFASFLVSWLTKENRMGPKEIWNALDLGVRGSIQLMAVCAAAGIIMGVIALTGIGLKFASLLLGLAGTSFFMALFFAMLISIILGMGMPTTAAYAVAASVIAPGLIRMGIDPLMAHFFVFYYACLSAITPPVALAAYAASGISGSDPMKTSITSFRLGISAYIVPFMFYYAPAILLQGEIIDIVIRSVTAAVGLYALASAVQAWCFGKVTRLQQLILLVSTFLLVSKPVYLDLTGAALLAVVIFMQYRKYGALKQSVISQYEHRATESA, translated from the coding sequence ATGACTGAAAAAGAGACAAAAGAAGTCAAAGCATCGTCTCCAGAGCAAAAGCATGGAAATTTTCAGATGAAGGACGGAAAAATTGTACTAGAGACGAACGATGAAGCGGAGTTTTCCTCGCATCGTGAAATTGTGGGATGGTTAGGAAGAGCACTATCTTTAATTGCTGTAGTTACTGCATTATTTCACATGTACACATTGACAATAGCACCGATGGATCCGTGGAAGTTTAGAGTTATGCACGTAGTGTTATTATCAGCATTAGGTTTCGCATTAGTACCAGGCTGGAAGAGGGCAAGGGCAAAAATTCACTTGCTTGACTGGGTGTGTATCGCCGCAAGTATAGGTATAGCTGTATACATTTTCTTGTATTTTGATCAGTTAATATTCCGTATGGGTGTACTGCCTACAACAATGGACTTTGTAGTAGCTTTGATAGGTACTATACTAGTTTTGGAGTTAGCTCGCCGTACTAGTGGTTGGTCGCTAACTATTCTTGCAATGGTATTTATTGCCTATGCATTTGCAGGGCCGTATATGCCTGGGATTTTAGAGCATCGCGGTTATTCAATGGAACGCTTTTTCACTTACATCTACGGCTTAGATGGAGTATTTAGTGTACCAATTTCGATCTCATCCAAATATATTATACTATTTATTATCTTTAGTGCCTTTTTACAAGTATCGGGCGTTGGTAAGTTCTTCGTTGAATGGGCTTTCGCTATAAGTGGACACGCACGTGGAGGACCTGCTAAGGTTGCTGTATTATCAAGTGCTCTTATGGGTACGATGAATGGTACATCAGCAGGTAATGCAGTTGCAACAGGAAGTTTAACGATTCCGTTGATGCGCAAGGTTGGCTATAACCCGAAGTTTGCCGCAGCGACAGAGGCTGTTGCGTCAACTGGTGGTCAGATTATGCCACCGATTATGGGTGCTGGTATCTTTATCATGGCGGAAATGACGGGTATTCCGTATCAGAGTATTATGGTAGCCGGGGTTATACCAGCAGCTCTATACTTCTGGTCGACGTATCTTATGGTAGATAAGGAAGCTTGTAAGCTTGGTCTAGACGGATTCCCACGCCATATGCTACCAGATATTAAGAGTGTTATGTTACGCAGTTACATGTTTATTCCAGTATTAATGCTATTTGGTATGCTAGCAAGTGGGTTTTCTGTTATCATGTCAGGTGTAAGTGCGATTTTTGCTAGTTTCTTAGTCAGTTGGTTAACTAAAGAAAATCGTATGGGGCCTAAGGAAATATGGAACGCTCTAGACCTTGGTGTGCGTGGTAGTATTCAGCTTATGGCTGTTTGTGCGGCCGCTGGTATTATCATGGGGGTTATCGCCTTAACAGGTATTGGTCTGAAGTTTGCATCGCTATTATTAGGTCTTGCAGGAACCTCGTTCTTTATGGCTTTATTCTTTGCAATGTTAATTTCTATTATTTTAGGAATGGGTATGCCAACTACGGCTGCCTATGCAGTAGCAGCTTCTGTTATTGCACCTGGATTAATCCGTATGGGTATTGATCCGCTAATGGCACACTTTTTCGTATTCTATTATGCATGCTTATCAGCGATTACACCACCAGTTGCCTTAGCTGCTTATGCTGCTTCGGGAATTAGTGGCTCTGATCCAATGAAGACAAGTATTACATCGTTCCGTTTAGGAATATCGGCATATATTGTTCCATTTATGTTCTATTATGCGCCAGCAATTCTACTACAGGGTGAAATAATAGATATAGTTATTAGATCAGTTACCGCAGCAGTTGGTTTATATGCACTAGCATCGGCTGTTCAAGCCTGGTGCTTCGGTAAGGTTACACGCTTACAACAATTGATACTATTGGTGTCTACATTCCTATTAGTATCTAAGCCTGTATATTTAGACCTTACTGGTGCAGCACTGTTAGCAGTTGTTATCTTTATGCAGTACAGAAAGTATGGAGCATTGAAGCAGTCGGTCATTAGTCAATATGAGCACCGGGCGACTGAATCAGCATAA
- a CDS encoding DUF3153 domain-containing protein gives MGKHHLRRMGIIVILLLVALVATGCAEGAFHITINADGSADLDYKLGVHRSTLGLLALAGDNLVLDLRRGAKQEGYIVSSYTTDQFSGLQLRKTLETLDDASFDFDMFEIKLPFIGEATEQQVTVNEPMLTVRERMFFTTYNASGNIDLSAIDINLPSQLSQLGALAIEQINLEFILTLPMQPTKHNADEVRDNGYTLVWDIKPGKNNEIEVTARLPNVNRILLLIALIIISTVIGFIYYRFSVTSGRHM, from the coding sequence ATGGGGAAACATCATCTGAGACGTATGGGGATAATTGTAATACTACTATTAGTAGCTTTAGTAGCTACTGGTTGTGCAGAAGGCGCCTTCCATATAACTATTAATGCTGATGGCTCAGCAGATTTAGACTACAAGCTAGGTGTTCATCGCTCGACCTTAGGGCTATTGGCTTTGGCGGGGGATAATCTAGTATTAGACCTGCGTCGAGGGGCAAAACAGGAGGGCTATATAGTTTCCAGCTATACTACAGACCAATTCTCAGGGCTGCAGCTACGTAAAACCTTGGAAACATTAGATGATGCCAGTTTTGATTTTGATATGTTTGAAATAAAGTTACCGTTTATAGGAGAAGCAACTGAGCAGCAGGTAACGGTTAATGAGCCAATGCTGACTGTCCGTGAACGAATGTTTTTCACAACCTATAATGCTTCAGGGAATATTGATTTAAGCGCAATCGACATAAATCTGCCTAGTCAGCTATCGCAGCTTGGCGCACTAGCGATAGAACAGATTAATCTCGAATTTATTCTAACGCTACCAATGCAGCCGACTAAGCATAACGCAGATGAAGTGCGGGATAACGGCTATACATTAGTTTGGGATATAAAACCAGGTAAGAATAATGAGATTGAAGTAACTGCTAGGCTACCAAATGTGAACAGGATTCTATTATTGATTGCTTTGATTATAATTAGTACAGTAATTGGTTTCATATATTATAGATTTTCGGTAACATCTGGTAGACACATGTAA
- a CDS encoding pseudouridine synthase, which translates to MAQERIDKILAFLGVGTRKEVKKICRSGAVTVNGVPVKDSSEKIDPETDELVFDGQVLHYRKHIYVMLNKPAGVISATEDYLHKTVTDILPEEYQVFEPFPVGRLDKDTEGLLILTNDGQFSHQLLSPKKHVDKMYYVEVNRSLTEGKILELEQGVTLEDGYHTMPAKVQMLVGEEVAEQIIPQGLQAVIPEQPVSPYCKQRFLLTIQEGKFHQIKRMAEAVGSEVVYLKRLSMGNIILDSKLSLGDCRELTEEEINNF; encoded by the coding sequence ATGGCACAAGAGCGGATTGATAAAATTTTAGCATTCCTTGGAGTTGGTACACGTAAGGAGGTTAAGAAGATATGTAGGTCAGGTGCAGTTACAGTTAACGGTGTACCTGTAAAGGATAGTAGCGAAAAAATTGACCCAGAAACCGACGAGTTAGTTTTTGATGGTCAGGTGTTACATTATCGAAAGCACATCTATGTCATGCTTAATAAACCTGCAGGTGTAATTTCGGCTACTGAGGATTATTTGCATAAAACGGTTACAGATATTTTGCCAGAGGAATATCAGGTTTTCGAACCATTCCCTGTAGGGCGTTTAGATAAAGATACTGAGGGGCTACTGATATTAACTAATGATGGACAGTTTTCTCATCAACTTTTATCACCAAAAAAACATGTAGATAAGATGTATTATGTTGAAGTTAATCGCTCGCTAACAGAGGGTAAAATATTAGAACTAGAGCAGGGCGTTACCCTTGAAGATGGATACCATACAATGCCTGCAAAGGTACAGATGCTTGTGGGCGAAGAAGTAGCGGAGCAAATAATACCACAAGGGCTGCAAGCGGTTATCCCAGAGCAGCCAGTTAGTCCCTATTGCAAGCAAAGATTCTTATTAACGATTCAAGAGGGTAAATTCCATCAAATAAAAAGAATGGCAGAGGCGGTAGGAAGTGAAGTTGTCTATCTAAAGCGTCTTTCCATGGGCAACATAATTTTAGATTCGAAGCTTTCTTTGGGGGACTGCCGAGAATTGACGGAAGAGGAAATCAATAATTTTTAA